Proteins encoded together in one Carassius auratus strain Wakin unplaced genomic scaffold, ASM336829v1 scaf_tig00032695, whole genome shotgun sequence window:
- the LOC113080990 gene encoding keratin, type I cytoskeletal 19-like, translating into MQSTWFSKTIKQLSEVSSKGNRNANQVMQSFSRTSLSGSSSRPFSSLSLGGGYSRRIAVGHAPSVYAGAGGSSVRVSYAQSSKSGFDLASALGGGDNGFGAAFNEKTTMQNLNDRLASYLEKVRSLEKANAQLEFQIQEWYEKRTPVSRDYSHYYVTIEDLHQKIAVASMYNARIILQIDSTELAAEDYRVKYENELAPRQSMEADIADLRKVLDELTMTRSDLEMQIEGLKEELVYLKKNHAEELTALRAQMSSGSVNVEVDATPQQDMASIMEEIRQQYEGVIDKNRREMESWNKSKFDELNKQVTTRQEDLTLSRSEISDLRRTLQSLEIELQSQLSLKAALEGTLGETESRYSTQLSHLQGVINSLEAELSQVRIDIERLGTEYKLLLDIKTRLELEIAEYRRLLDGESIQKQTVQVVEIVPPLSPKHEPVVSKRVRTIIEEVVDGKVVSRTEDVDVEVVNK; encoded by the exons atgcaga GTACTTGGTTCTCCAAAACCATTAAGCAGCTGTCAGAAGTGTCCAGCAAAGGCAACAGGAACGCAAACCAGGTTATGCAGTCTTTTTCACGCACGAGCCTGTCCGGCTCCAGCTCTCGTCCCTTCTCCTCGCTCTCGCTCGGCGGTGGATACTCTAGGCGCATCGCCGTCGGTCATGCGCCAAGTGTCTACGCAGGTGCAGGGGGCTCCAGCGTGCGCGTCTCTTACGCTCAGAGTAGCAAGAGCGGTTTCGACCTGGCCAGCGCGCTCGGCGGCGGTGACAATGGCTTCGGTGCGGCTTTCAACGAGAAGACCACCATGCAGAACCTCAACGACCGTCTGGCGAGCTACTTGGAGAAGGTGCGCTCCCTGGAGAAAGCCAACGCGCAGCTGGAGTTCCAGATCCAGGAGTGGTACGAGAAGAGAACCCCCGTCTCCAGAGACTACAGCCACTATTACGTCACCATTGAAGATCTGCACCAAAAA ATCGCCGTCGCCAGCATGTACAATGCCAGAATCATCCTTCAGATTGACAGCACCGAACTGGCAGCTGAGGACTACAGAGTCAA GTATGAGAATGAATTGGCGCCGCGTCAGTCCATGGAGGCCGATATCGCCGATCTGAGAAAGGTTCTGGACGAACTCACCATGACTCGCTCGGACCTTGAGATGCAGATTGAGGGTCTGAAGGAAGAGCTGGTCTACCTGAAGAAGAACCATGCAGAG GAACTCACAGCTCTTCGCGCTCAAATGTCCTCCGGGAGCGTAAACGTTGAGGTTGACGCTACACCTCAGCAAGACATGGCCAGCATCATGGAGGAGATCCGACAGCAATATGAAGGCGTCATTGATAAGAACCGCAGAGAAATGGAGTCCTGGAACAAGAGCAaa TTCGACGAACTGAACAAGCAGGTAACCACCAGACAAGAAGACCTGACATTGTCCCGCAGTGAAATCAGTGATCTTAGGAGGACACTTCAGAGCCTGGAGATTGAACTGCAGTCACAGCTCAGCTTG AAAGCAGCACTGGAAGGCACACTGGGAGAGACAGAGTCACGGTACAGCACCCAGCTCAGCCATTTGCAGGGCGTCATTAACAGCCTGGAGGCGGAGCTTTCTCAGGTGCGCATTGACATCGAAAGACTGGGCACCGAATACAAACTTCTCCTGGACATCAAGACCAGACTAGAGTTGGAGATTGCTGAGTACAGGAGACTTCTGGATGGAGAGAGCATTCA GAAACAGACAGTCCAAGTTGTAGAGATTGTACCTCCTCTTTCTCCCAAGC ACGAACCTGTGGTGTCCAAGCGTGTTCGGACAATAATCGAAGAGGTGGTTGATGGAAAGGTCGTTTCTCGAACAGAGGATGTGGACGTTGAGGTCGTGAACAAGTAA
- the LOC113080994 gene encoding keratin, type I cytoskeletal 19-like: MTQVMQSFSRKSLSGSSSRPFSSLSLGGGYSRRIAVGHAPSVYAGAGGSSVRVSYAQSSKSGFDLASALGGGDNGFGAAFNEKTTMQNLNDRLASYLEKVRSLEKANAQLEFQIREWYEKRTPVSRDYSHYYVTIEDLRKKIAVASMDNARIILQIDNAKLAAEDFRVKYENELALRQSVEADIAGLRKVLDELTMTRSDLEMQIEGLKEELVYLKKNHAEELAALRAQMSSSSVNVEVDAAPQQDMARIMEEIRQQYEGVIDKNRRDMESWYKSKFDELNKQVTTRQEDLTLSRSEISDLRRTLQSLEIELQSQLSLKAALEGTLGETESRYSIQLSHLQGVINSLEAELSQVRIDIERQGTEYKLLLDIKTRLELEIAEYRRLLDGEGIQKQTVKVVEIVPPPPKHEPVVTKRVRTVIEEVVDGKVVSRTEDVDVEVVKK, translated from the exons ATGACTCAGGTTATGCAGTCTTTTTCACGCAAGAGCCTGTCCGGCTCCAGCTCTCGTCCCTTCTCCTCGCTCTCGCTCGGCGGTGGATACTCTAGGCGCATCGCCGTCGGTCATGCGCCAAGTGTCTACGCAGGTGCAGGGGGCTCCAGCGTGCGCGTCTCTTACGCTCAGAGTAGCAAGAGCGGTTTCGACCTGGCCAGCGCGCTCGGCGGCGGTGACAATGGCTTCGGTGCGGCTTTCAACGAGAAGACCACCATGCAGAACCTCAACGACCGTCTGGCGAGCTACTTGGAGAAGGTGCGCTCCCTGGAGAAAGCCAACGCGCAGCTGGAGTTCCAGATCCGGGAGTGGTACGAGAAGAGAACCCCCGTCTCCAGAGACTACAGCCACTATTACGTCACCATTGAAGATCTGCGCAAAAAA ATCGCCGTCGCCAGCATGGACAATGCCAGAATCATCCTTCAGATTGACAACGCCAAACTGGCAGCTGAGGACTTCAGAGTCAA GTATGAGAATGAATTGGCGCTGCGTCAGTCCGTGGAGGCCGATATCGCCGGTCTGAGAAAGGTTCTGGACGAACTCACCATGACTCGCTCAGACCTTGAGATGCAGATTGAGGGTCTGAAGGAAGAGCTGGTCTACCTGAAGAAGAACCATGCAGAG GAACTCGCAGCTCTTCGCGCTCAAATGTCCTCCAGCAGTGTAAACGTTGAGGTTGACGCTGCACCTCAGCAAGACATGGCCCGCATCATGGAGGAGATCCGACAGCAATATGAAGGCGTCATTGATAAGAACCGCAGAGATATGGAGTCCTGGTACAAGAGCAaa TTCGACGAACTGAACAAGCAGGTAACCACCAGACAAGAAGACCTGACATTGTCCCGCAGTGAAATCAGTGATCTTAGGAGGACACTTCAGAGCCTGGAGATTGAACTGCAGTCACAGCTCAGCTTG AAAGCAGCACTGGAAGGCACACTGGGAGAGACAGAGTCACGGTACAGCATCCAGCTCAGCCATTTGCAGGGCGTCATTAACAGCCTGGAGGCGGAGCTTTCTCAGGTGCGCATTGACATCGAAAGACAGGGCACCGAATACAAACTTCTCCTGGACATCAAGACCAGACTAGAGTTGGAGATTGCTGAGTACAGGAGACTTCTAGATGGAGAGGGCATTCA GAAACAGACCGTCAAAGTTGTAGAGATTGTACCTCCTCCTCCCAAGC ACGAACCTGTGGTGACCAAGCGTGTTCGCACAGTAATCGAAGAGGTGGTTGATGGAAAGGTCGTTTCTCGAACAGAGGATGTGGACGTTGAGGTCGTGAAGAAGTAA